TATCATCAACCCTGAAGCCGGTGAGGTTTTCTACCTCACCCGTGAAGAAAAGCGCCGCAACGTGGAAATTGCCGTAGAAGAATGCGGGGGCAAGGTGCCGGTATTTGCCGGGGTAATAGCACTGACCACCGATGAGGCAGTGCAAGTAGCGGTAGATGCCAAAAAGGTGGGGGCGGACGGTCTTTTCCTCTGCCCTCCTATTGGCGCCATGGATGTAACTACTTCCTGGAACGCCGAGAGGTATCCTGAGGTTTGGGTAGACATGGCAAAGGCCATTGTTGACGCGGCGGATCTGCCGGCTATTGCCCACCCAGTAGCCAGCCCCACACCGACCTTCGGCATCGGCTTGCCGTTGTCAGCCACCTTAAAGATGGTGAACGAAGTTCCCAATTTTGTGGGGTGGAAGATGACGTATAGTTATGAAGGTTACCGGATCATCGCCCGAGCCTTGCGATCTCTAAACAGACATGTAGGTGTCTTTGGTGCGCCAGCCGTATACTTCCACGAAGCCTTGGCTACCGGTCAGTTTGATGGCACGGTTACCGGCTCCTTCTGTTATGCCATGGAACCAATGATCGACCATATTGAGGCGTGGCGGCGATCGGACGTGCAGACAGCGCGGAAGATTTGGGATGCTGGGCTAGCCGAACTACAAGAATATGTTTACTCGGAGTACGCCCGGTTGCATGTTCGGTACAAGACTGCAACTTGGTTGCGCGGGCTTATTCCGCACCCACTTATGCGGCCACCCCTCCCGAGGCCGAAGAAAGAAGAAATACTAACTCTCAAGAAGTTACTGGCAGGGGCGGGCCTAAGCGTCATTCCCGACTTCGAGGTAGAGAAGGTTCTTGGCCAGTTATAATCTGCGCTCGTCACGGTGGGTGGCTCTGGAGCTTTTGGGTCGCCACCAAAACACTAAGACAATGCAAATGATGGTTGAATGGTGAACCGAAGTTTAGATACAGAACTCGCATAGGGAGTTCCCAAAGTTTAACCTTCGACCTCCAATTGTTGCACTTGTTACGGCAGTCTGGGGGGCGGGATTCAAACAACATCCAGCTACCCCCAGACACTGCCACACTGTTGCTAAAGCCTATGAGGAAAACCGGAAGGAGTTGAGGCCCCTTGTCTAACCAAGCACTAGCCCGGCAACAGAATATCGTTGCCCGCCTCGAGCGCTTGCCGTTTACTTCTTGGCACGTGAAAATGCGCTTGATTGTGGGCATTGCTACCTTCTTTGACGCTTTCGATGCAGTAAGCATCGCCTACGTATTACCGGTAATTATCCCCCTGTGGAAGATAGCCCCCACGCACGTCGGCCTTTTAATATCCGTTGGTTACGTAGGTCAGATCCTTGGCGCATTCTTCTTTGGCTGGTTTGCGGAAAGATCTGGGCGTCTCAAGTCCCTCACTCTTTCAGTAGCAATACTGGGCATTATGTCCTTTCTCTGTGCTGTATCCTGGAACTATGTTTCCCTCCTTGTCTTCAGATTTATCCAGGGGTTCGGCCTCGGTGGAGAAGTGCCGGTGGCCGCAGCTTATATCAACGAATTGAGTAAGGCCAAGGGCCGTGGTAAGTTTGTTCTTCTGTATGAGCTCATCTTTGTTGTTGGTCTAGTAATGGCGGCACTGCTCGGCTATTGGGTAGTCCCTCACCTAGGCTGGCACTATATGTTCTTGATTGGCGGTGCTCCTGCCCTGGTGATCCCCCTTTTCCTTCGTTTTCTCCCAGAATCGCCACGTTGGCTGGCTAACCATGGTCGTATTGACGAAGCGGAAAAACTAGTTACGGATCTCGAACGTATTATGAGCCGAAACGGTCAGGTCGAGCTACCCCCCGTACAAGAGGCTACCGTAACGCTGGCAGAAAAACCTACGAGCTGGAGAGAGCTTTTTCAAGGTATCTATCTGCGTAGAACCCTGACCGTTTGGGTGATTTGGTTTGGCGCTTATTTCGTCACCTACGGCCTAACCACTTGGTTACCCGCGCTTTATTCTTCAGTCTTCAAACTGCCCTTACAGCAATCTCTGCTTTACAGCCTGATCACTAGCGTCGCAGGCTTCATTGGAGCATTTATCTGCGCCCTGCTAATTGATACCGTAGGACGCAAAGCATGGTTTACTATGGCCTTCCTGGGCGGTGCCCTCTTTATGTTTGCTCTCTGGCAGACGGGGGCTCGCACCCCGCAGATTGTGGTGACCTATGCCTCTTTAAGCTATCTGTTCATTTCTTCAATTTCGCTGGCTCTATATCTGTACAGCCCGGAGATTTATCCTACCCGCATGCGGGCCTTGGGTAGCAGCATCGGCAGCGCTTGGTTGCGCGTCGCTTCAGCTATCGGCCCCTACGTGGTAGGCGTTGTTGTCTCGAGTTACTCGTTATCTTTAGCGTTTGCCATCTTCGGTCTAGTGGCCT
This Clostridia bacterium DNA region includes the following protein-coding sequences:
- a CDS encoding dihydrodipicolinate synthase family protein — its product is MPAQDYGTQYDRLYVAVVTPYKKDSFEVDESALRKLLRYFMQPKFRDAGGGIIINPEAGEVFYLTREEKRRNVEIAVEECGGKVPVFAGVIALTTDEAVQVAVDAKKVGADGLFLCPPIGAMDVTTSWNAERYPEVWVDMAKAIVDAADLPAIAHPVASPTPTFGIGLPLSATLKMVNEVPNFVGWKMTYSYEGYRIIARALRSLNRHVGVFGAPAVYFHEALATGQFDGTVTGSFCYAMEPMIDHIEAWRRSDVQTARKIWDAGLAELQEYVYSEYARLHVRYKTATWLRGLIPHPLMRPPLPRPKKEEILTLKKLLAGAGLSVIPDFEVEKVLGQL
- a CDS encoding MFS transporter; protein product: MRLIVGIATFFDAFDAVSIAYVLPVIIPLWKIAPTHVGLLISVGYVGQILGAFFFGWFAERSGRLKSLTLSVAILGIMSFLCAVSWNYVSLLVFRFIQGFGLGGEVPVAAAYINELSKAKGRGKFVLLYELIFVVGLVMAALLGYWVVPHLGWHYMFLIGGAPALVIPLFLRFLPESPRWLANHGRIDEAEKLVTDLERIMSRNGQVELPPVQEATVTLAEKPTSWRELFQGIYLRRTLTVWVIWFGAYFVTYGLTTWLPALYSSVFKLPLQQSLLYSLITSVAGFIGAFICALLIDTVGRKAWFTMAFLGGALFMFALWQTGARTPQIVVTYASLSYLFISSISLALYLYSPEIYPTRMRALGSSIGSAWLRVASAIGPYVVGVVVSSYSLSLAFAIFGLVALIAAVITGMFAVETKGKVLEEISP